A segment of the Georgenia sp. M64 genome:
CACGCGGACGAGGGGGTGGCGTCCGCACGGGGCCTCGGCATGCGGATGCTCTTCGTCACCAACAATGCCAACCGGCCGCCCCAGACGGTCGCCGACCAGCTCAGCTCGCTCGGGATCCCGACCGAGCCGGTGGAGGTCATGACCTCCTCGCAGGCGGCAGCGGCGGTCCTCGCGCAGGACCTTCCCGCGGGCGCGCTCGTGCTCGCCGTCGGCGGGGCGGGGCTGCGCTCCGCCCTCCTTGAGGCGGGACTCCGTGTGACGGACACCGCAGCGGACGAGCCCGTGGCCGTCGCCCAGGGGTTCGCGCCCGAGGTCGGGTGGGCCCAGTTGACCGAGGCGGCCTACGCGATCGCGGCCGGTGCACGCTACGTGGCAACCAACCTCGACTCGACCCTGCCCACGGAGCGGGGTTTCGCCGTGGGCAACGGCTCCCTCGTGGCAGCGGTCGTCAACGCGACCGGGGTGACGCCGCTCTCCGCCGGCAAGCCGGAGGCCGAGATCTTCCACCAGGCGGTGGCGCGGGCCGGCGGGACGCGCCCCCTCGCCGTCGGTGACCGGCTCAACACCGACCTGGCCGGGGCGCGCGCGGCGGGCATCCCCGGACTCCACGTCCTGACGGGGGTGAGCGACGCCCGCGCGGTGGTCCTCGCCGAGCCCCACGAGCGGCCGAGCTTCCTCGCCGTCGACCTTCGCGGCCTCGCCGAGCCCCACCCGGCACCGCACCGCGACCCGCAGGGGTGGTGGCGGTGCGGCGCGGCCGCGGCCCGGGTCGCCGGCTCCGAGCCGCACCTCGAGCTGCGGGTGGGCGACCGGACGCTGGACCTGGACTCCGACGCCGAGCCGGTGACGGTCTCCCTCGACGCCTGGCGCTGCCTCACCGCGGCAGCCTGGGACGCTGCGGACGACGGCACGGTACTCACACCCGAGCGGGTGCCCGTGCTGGAGGTCGTCTCGCCGCGATAGCCTGACCGGTGCCCGCACGACCCGGAGAGGAGACGACGATGGACGTGACCCCCGCCGACCTCCCCGCGGCGCGTCCGGCTGCCGCCGACCCTCTCGAGAGGCTGGGCGAGATCGACGAGCTCCCCCTGGCGGACCAGGTCGCCGTCTTCGACGCCATCCACTCGCACCTCTCGGCGCGGCTGAGAAGCGCCGAGAGCTGACGTGGCGCGCCGCGTACGCATCGACGCCGAGCTGGTCCGACGAGGTCTGGCCCGTTCGCGCCAGCACGCCGCCGAGCTCCTCGCGGCCGGTCACGT
Coding sequences within it:
- a CDS encoding HAD hydrolase-like protein; this translates as MTESTGLLASARALAEEYDLALMDLDGVCYRGAEPVEHADEGVASARGLGMRMLFVTNNANRPPQTVADQLSSLGIPTEPVEVMTSSQAAAAVLAQDLPAGALVLAVGGAGLRSALLEAGLRVTDTAADEPVAVAQGFAPEVGWAQLTEAAYAIAAGARYVATNLDSTLPTERGFAVGNGSLVAAVVNATGVTPLSAGKPEAEIFHQAVARAGGTRPLAVGDRLNTDLAGARAAGIPGLHVLTGVSDARAVVLAEPHERPSFLAVDLRGLAEPHPAPHRDPQGWWRCGAAAARVAGSEPHLELRVGDRTLDLDSDAEPVTVSLDAWRCLTAAAWDAADDGTVLTPERVPVLEVVSPR